ATAGAAGTTAATGAAGAGGGATATGTCATTACCAAGGAGTATCCATACGGCATGACGACGCGTAAGGGTGTGTTTGCTGGTGGCGATGTCGTTCATGAGCCGGCGACGGTTGTTTTGGCGATGAAAGAAGCGAAAAAGGTCGCGGCAGGTATTGCAAAATACGTAGAAGCGAAGAAGCTAATAGAAGCATTAGATAAAAACATATAAGAGGGTGATGATTTGCTAGATTCGCCATATTTTCGATTTGCGATTTGGGTGCTTGTCTTGTTTCTCATTATCTTAGTAGGAAGTCAGATATCCTTTATCTTTCACCCACTAGTTGTCATTGTACAAACGGTGTTCTTCCCGATCTTATTATCGGGGGTGCTGTATTATCTCATGGTGCCCACGGTTGACAGGCTCACGGAAAAGAGGGTGCCTAGAGGGATTGCAATATTGCTGATCTATCTTGCATTTGCAATAGTAGTAACAATTTTAGTTCTTGTACTAGGTCCGATACTACAAAGGCAAATTGGCAGTTTAATAGAAAATGCACCGACAATCGTCAATGGAATACGCGTGCGTTTGCTAGAACTACAAGACCATCCGTATGTGCTACAACTGGCGCAACAAGAGTCTTTTACATTTGAGGATTTAGCAAGGCGTTTATCACAATATATCAATCAGATTTTTGTATCTGTAGTGAATAATGTAGCAAGTTTTTTTGGCACATTAACAAATGTCTTTACTACGTTGCTGATGATACCGTTCATCTTGTTCTACATGCTGCAAAGTGGTGAAAAGCTACCTGGTGCTATGACAAGATTTTTGCCAAAGCATCACCAAAAAGAAGGTAAGTCCATCATCTATGACATGGATCGCACGTTAAGTGCGTTTATCCAAGGGCAAATTATAGTCTGTTTATGCGTAGGGGTGTTGTGCTATATCGGGTTTATGCTAATCGGTATCGATTATCCATTAATTCTGGCGATTGTCGCAATGGTGACGAATGTAATTCCGTTCGTGGGACCGTTTATTGGAGCAATACCAGCGATTATTGTGGCTATTCTCCACTCGCCAACAATGGTTGTGAAGGTTGCAATTGTAATCATTATTGTACAGCAAATTGAAAGTATGTTTATTTCGCCGCGCATTATGGGTGATAAACTAGCGATTCATCCAGTCACCATTATTCTCATTATCTTAATCGCGGGTCGACTAGCTGGTTTTCTAGGTTTGATATTAGCAATTCCAACCTATGCAATTTTAAAAGTCATAGCATCCTATATGTACCGTTTCGTAAAGTTACGCATGGGATGGGATCATAAATAGCATCATTACAAGTAGTAAATCTAGGGGTGAGGAATTGACTCAAGAGAACGTTCGTGAAGTACGAGTAGGATCGCGATATCGCCATTTTAAAGGGAACGAATATCTTGTATTGCATGTTGCGAAACACTCAGAGACGATGGAGGAATATGTGGTGTATCAACCGCTCTATGGGGAGCGAGGGATTTGGATACGACCGTTGTCGATGTTCTTGGATAAAAAGGAAGTCGATGGAGTCCTTGTCCATCGCTTTGAAGAAATTGATGAACGATGAGTGTTTAAGAGAATGATGACATAAAAAGAGATTGCCGACGTTTCGAATGTCGACAATCTTTTTTTATCATCAGAAAGTGTAATTCCGTAATTTTAAAGAGAGTTTATTGCTTACCACTACAAGATTTGGCAGTAACGCAAGATAATTTATACACGAATTGCTTTCTTGCGGTATGGTACGTAGAACTTATAGAGAAGAAGTTATCCCACATGTGAGATAATTCTTCATTTCGATAATCCTCTAATGGTTTTATTTGTTCATCGAGTTTTCGCTGGATTTGTTTGTCTTTTAACAGCTGTTCATACTTTTTAGATGCTACTAAATGCTCTACAAATGCTTTTACCCCAGGTATTAAAGCGGAAGAATCATAAATTACATCAATTAAACCAATGGCTTTTGCTTTTCTCGTACTTAATGGCAGGCAGCTCTCGGTCAAAGTGGATGTTAATGTGGTCCCTACTCTGCTTGGTAATAGATACGTCCAATACTCAGAACCATACAAACCCATTTTTTTATAATGAGGATTTAAGATAATGCCATCTCTAGCAAACACATAATCGCTAGCTAAAGCCATAATAACGCCCCCTGCTGCTGCGTTGCCCTGTAATGCAGAAATGACAATTTTTGAATCTGTCAGTATAATATCTCGAACTAAATCATCAATCGCGTTAATATTGCGCCAAGATTCATGTCCAGGATGCGGGGAAGCTTCTATAACATTTAAGTGTATACCATTGGACCAGAAGTCTTGTCCACCAAGCAGTACTAATACTTTTGTGTTTTTTGATAAAGCGGTTTGATACGCATCGCGCAATCGATAGCACTGTTCTGTGCTCATAGCACCATTGTAGAAATTGAACTGCAAATAGCCGACTTCATTTTTCTCATGATAAAAGATTTCTCTGTAAGTAGAGCCAGAATGAGAATCGAATGGAGACAGAGCTATACTAGGAACTTGATCGAGCTGATCTTGAAGAACCATTTCGGCAGGGAGTTTGCACGACAATTCTCCCTGGAGCGGCTTCTTTTTCAGATGGCTTATCCATACGGCACCATCGCCAGTAGCGCGACATATAGCTCCATCGCGCTTTGCTATAATATCGCCGGGAGCTCCCTTGAGTTTCGACTCCTCGTGCACTCCATATAGATAATAAGATTGGCCGTTAATTGTATCCAGCACTCCAGGCTGACTGTCGGCACAACGAATTTTTCGTGCGATCTGTGATGTAGGCTCGTGCCAATTGATTGCACGGTCTAGTTGTTTCATAGGAGTATGAAGGATTCCGATGGTATCAGAATGACTATAATCTAATGGTGTAGGTTTAAATGTTCCAGATTCAAACTTTTCGATAGTATCTAACAAACCCTTGATTGCAGCATCACAACCCTCCTTGCGATATAAGGCGCTTTTTGAAGCATTGCGTACTGGAAAGTTATGAGTTGCCCAGATATCTCCAGCATCCATCTCTGGAGAAGCTTCTAATAAAGTCACTCCCCACAGTTTTTTGCCGTTTAGGATAGCCCAGTCAAGAGAAGATGGACCGCGATCACCCTTCACGCCTGGGTGGACAATGATGCACTTATATCGCATCCATAATTGATCAGGGATATATTCTTTTAAAAAAGGTGCAATGATTAATGAAGGATTAAAGCGTTCAGCAGCCTCCAACATTTTCTCACTGCTAGTAGAAAGTTGCACAAGTACATTATGGCCTCTGTCAGTTAACTCTACATAAGCCCTTTGGCTAAGACTATTATGGGCAGAAACGAGAAATAGGATTTTTATGATAAGAACCCCCTTGGTGGTATCAGAATTTGATACAAAGATAACGAAACTATCTTAGGTAATAGATATTAAGTAATTATATAAGATAAATCGGAAATTACTATGAATTCCGTCACATGTATAGAAAAAAATAAAGTTTAGTCAAAAACAAAAAACTAGGATGCTTATATGCAAGCAATCCTAGTTTCGACAAGTTATATTAGCCAATTTCGTTAAGATCATATGGCGTTTGTTGGTATACATAGTAGTTGAGCCAGTTCGAGAAAAGCAAGTTCGCGTGAGAGCGCCAACGCACGATTGGTTCTTGTGTTGTGTCATCGTTAGGGTAATAATTCTTAGGAATTGCAATTTCTTTACCAAGGCCACAATCGCGATCGTATTCGTATTTTAGAGTAAGAGGGTCATACTCAGAATGTCCTGTTACGAATACTTGTCGACCGTCCTTGGAAGCTACTATATAAACGCCGGCTTCTTCTGACTCGGATAACACCTCAAGGGCGGGTACGTTTTCTATGTCCTCTTTGCGTGTGTAGGTATAGCGCGAATGAGGTACGAAGAAAATGTCATCAAAACCGCGTAATAAAGCAACTTTCTTTTGATTTAATGTATGTTTAAAGACCCCAAACTGTTTTGATTCAAGTGGAAACTTGGGTACGCCGTAATGGTGGAATAGCCCCGCTTGTGCACCCCAACATATATGAAAGGTAGAGGTTACATTCTTCACGGTCCAATCCATGATTTCTGCAAGCTCATTCCAATACTTCACTTCTTCGAATTCCAAATGCTCAACAGGTGCACCAGTAATAATCATGCCGTCAAACTTTTCGTGTTTGATATCTTCGAAATGCTTATAGAACATGCTCAAGTGATCAATCGGTGTGTTCTTAGGCATATAGGATTTCGGATGAAGTAGTACAATATCAACCTGAATCGGAGAGTTTCCTAACAAACGCAAGAGATGAATCTCTGTTGCGACTTTCGTCGGCATCAAATTAAGAATAAGAATCCGTAACGGTCGGATATCTTGATGTAACGCTTGTTTTTCCCCCATAACGAAAATATTCTCATTTTGTAATATTTCAGTTGCCGGCAAATTGTCCGGTATTTTTACTGGCATTTGCAAATCCCTCCCCAATGAAAATGCAACTATAGGAGCATAGCTGGACTGATTATTCAAAAAATTCTTTAAAATCCATCATAGCACGAAAAAACAAAATTGAAAACAATATATTTAGGTTTTCTGTTCGATTATTAATCCCTTTAAATCACCACTAAAGTTCTCGTGTTCCAAATATTTATTACGGGAGCGGTACTTCGGCAAACGAATGTTTTGTAGTGCTTTATATAATGGAAGGATAATCTCTTTCATTGGTGAAAAAATTGCATCTGTAGGATTCTTAGTTGAATGCTGATCTGTTGTAAGCTCACCAAATTCATTAGTTAACGATAGCTTTCGGATATATGTATCAGCATCTAGTGTTAGTCTTCCCTGCTCGACACCGCTAATACCGAAATCTTCAAGAACGCTTTTGTAACTCGTGAGCAGATGTTGGATGTTGTGACTTTGACTCGTTTTTGCTGCTGTATCGAATGCTTGTAATGAATGATAGGCGGTGTTGAATTTTGAGATAAGCTCTTGCATGTGATCTATTAAATGACCCTCGGTATCATCGTGTATGCGCACCAATGTTTGCTTTACTGCCTTTTCATCATGGTAAAACTTCCTGAATTCTTCTTTGAGATCCTTGATGGATTCGTAATAGTTATCATAAAACATCAATTGATGATCGGAAGGATGCTCGGAATGATTATTCATGGAACGCGTGCTGTCTATAGGGTCTACTTTGACAACCGATTGCGGTTGGTTTAATTCCTTCGCATGATGCAGACGAAAGCGACTATTTTTCAGTAATGAATATCGCGAGATGCGTGCCATTGGATTTCCTCCTTACCTGATTTCTGTGCTAAAAAGAAACTAAGTTAATACGTAATACGGTTCTATGTTTAGGTTTAGCTCTAATATCGGCGTATTGATAAGTTTTGTTAAATCACTGTATAAGATAGTCAGGACATTATAGGGCAAGATAATGTTATACATCATATGATTTGAACAGGAAAAAATTGTGCGATACAATACAAGTAGACGCTACAAGCAGTAATCAAGAGATTGAAATCACATGAAAGGAGAGTTGAGGATGAAAGCAGAGGATATTATGACTTCAGATGTAATTACTGTCGGTCTGCAAGACACCATTGAAGACGTCGCTAAGATATTAGTGGAAAAGAAAATCAGTGGTTTACCAGTGGTTGACGAAGGGGAATTGGTGGGGATTATCAGTGAGGGCGATATTGTTTTTCAGAATAAAAAAGTAACGCCACCGGCTTATGTTGATATTCTTGGTGCGTTAATTACCATTGGAAGCCAGGAGCAGTATTTACATGAAATTAAACGCGCTCTTGCTACTCAAGTGAAAGATCTAATGGTAACGAATGTAATGACAGTAGAAGCAGAAGCATCTTTAGAGGAAGTAGCAACTATGATGATTGATCATAATATTAATCGCGTTCCGGTCGTAAGCAAGAAGAAATTGTTGGGAATTATTACTCGACAAGATATCTTGAAAGCAATGGGAAATAGATAAACACCAGGTTTCAGTAACGAAAAGGTTGTTTCTTACTAGTTAGTTGTACCAAAAATTACACTATTTTAATGTAGACTCCAAAAATAATTTTAGGAAATGATAATAATTAAAGACGATTAATTAGAATCTACTAGTTGTTGAGGGGGAAATAGATAAAATGGCTGTATTTACTCGAGAAAATATAAAACAATTGATGGGTCATGGTGATAAACTTTGTATTTCTATTTATTTGCCAACAGGCACTACGGGGGCTGAAGGTAAGCAAGGGCAAATCCGTCTGAAAAATTTATTAAGACAAGCACAAGACCAAATGATAGAAAATGGGTATAAGAAACAAGATATTGAAGGATTAACGGAACCTATTCAAACACTTATTTCAGACACACTATTTTGGAGCTACCAACGTGGGGGCTTAGCAATCTTTTTAGCGGAAAATGTGTTTGAATATTATCAAGTTCCGTATGAGTTTGAAGAGTTGGCAATCATTGCTCAGAACTTCCATCTTAAACCGTTGATGCCATTGTTCGTAGAAGATGGAACGTTTTATGTCTTGGCATTAAATCAAAAGCACGTGAAACTACTTGCCTGCTCAAGATTTCTGCATTATGAAATACCGTTAGAGGATGTACCGACAAGCTTAGAAGAATATTTAAAATACGATGATCCGGAAAGGCAATTACAATTCTCTTCCTTTAACCCTGCGGGGGGCGTGGGGAGAAGTGTTGCTTCTTATCATGGCCATAGCTTGAGTGATGAAGAGAAGACAAATTTGCTGCGCTTTTTCCAAGAGATTGAAAAAGGTGTGCGAAAAACGCTGCAAGACAGTCGGTCCCCTTTAATACTGGCAGGAGTTGAATATTATCTGCCTATGTACAGAGAAGCGAACCAATATTCTACTGTGATTGAACCGGGCATAGTTGGAAGTGTAGAAGCTTTTTCGAACGATGAACTTCATGAAAAAGCATGGGAAATTGTGGAATCTTATTTTCAACAAGCGCGTGAAGAAGCATTATCGAAATATCAAGAAATTGTTGGTACTGGAAGAACATCAACGGATATAAAAGAGATTGTTTTGGGAGCCTACACAGGAAGAATAGCAACCATGTTCGTGGCGAGCGGAAAGCAGCAATGGGGAAGGTTTGATAAGGATACAAGTGAAGTGATTCTCGAAGATCAATCAACCATCGAAAATCAAGATTTACTCAATGATGCAGCAATCCAAACCTTTTTGAACAATGGAACGGTATACGTAGTTTCAGAAAAGTTAGTGCCTGACAATAAAGAAGTAGCCGCGATGTTCCGATTCTGATGCCCGGCGTAATACTTTAGAGTCAACAAAAGCGATGCAGAGAACTTGCATCGCTTTTGCAAATAATATATATACGTGTATATAAATACATCAAGATTCACATGAAGTGTTTTTTATAATGCCTTTTTGAATTCAAGCCCAGGTACAGACTAGTGAATAATAACCATTGACTAACGATGCGCTAAAATTTATAATTTACCACTTGTAAAATAACCGCATTTGGTATATACTAAAAGCAAGAAAACAGCAATAACTTCTTAAGAGACTCAACCATAAAAAGTTAAGTTCCGGTATGAAAAGATCATAAATAGTGTTTGATCGATTATGCTGGAAGCATTTAATGACCATCTCAATAGATGGTTCCCTATAAGGGATGAAGGTTGGTTTAGTCTTAGAATGGATTTGCGGAACTGACTGCCCATCAGGTAATTCTGAAAATGGTATGTGTAAAGTGAAGTAAAGTAACCATCAAGTAACTAAAGGTAACGATGATTCTAAATGAAACATGTAATGTTTGCTCGTGGATAGAATCGTAAGGTTTAGAGGCGAGTTATAAGCCCTGATGAGTGATGGTTGAGTCTCTTAAGAAGTTATACCATAGTTCAGCAAAAGAGTATGCTTAGAATCGAGCATACTCTTTTGTTTGCGATTAGCATTTTCAACTTCTAGGTATGAATTGTCTTTTTCTACCCAAAACTGTATACTATGGGATAGCTTATGATAAAGAAAGTGGGTGTCAAATGCCAAGAAAATTTTCGGATTTAGGTATTCGACGGGTTCTTAATGAAGAATTACATAAACAAGGGATTACGGAAGCTACACAGATTCAGGCGGAAACAATTCCGCTGTTGTTAAAAGGGAAAGATGTCATTGGACAGGCACAGACAGGCACTGGGAAGACACTAGCATTCTTACTGCCAATCCTTGAACGCATCAATACGAAAAAAGATGCAATACAAGCCTTAATTATTACTCCTACGCGAGAGATAGCAATTCAAATAACGGCTGAGTTAAACAAGTATATTGATCACGTGAATGCCAAGGTTTTGGCTTGTTATGGTGGACAGGATGTGGAAAGACAAATTCAACGTCTGCGTTCTCGTCATATTGTAGTAGGGACGCCAGGTCGATTATTAGAGCATGTGGGACGTGGCACGATTAAATTATCGGATGTATCGATGGTTGTACTTGATGAAGCAGACCAAATGCTACACATGGGTTTCTTGCCGGATGTAGAAGAAGTCATTACTAAGACATCGTCACGCAGACAGACAATGTTGTTTTCGGCAACGATTCCTAAAAATGTACGAGTTCTAGCGAAAAAGTATATGAAGAAACCAACGTTTGTTCAAGTCCAAGAAGGTAAGAAAATCACACTAGATGACATTCAGCAAGTCATGATTGATACGACAGAGAACAAGAAGACGGATCTGCTTTGCGAGCTTATCGATAAGTATCGTCCGTATCTTGCGATTGTATTTTGTGGGAAAAAGGAAAAAGCAATAGAAGTAAATAAAGAGTTAGCAGAACGCGGCTATGAATGTGACGAATTACATGGAGAATTGAGCCAATCGAAACGTCAACAAGTCATGAAGCGTTTTCGTGACGCGAAGCTGCAAATCCTTATTGCAACCGACATTGCGGCACGCGGGCTAGATGTGGAAGGTGTCACACATGTATTTAGTTACGATATACCGCGGAGCACGGATTGGTATATTCATCGAATTGGGAGAACAGGTCGAGCTGGGGAAAAAGGAATGGCTATTACTTTTGTAACCCCTGATGATGTTGAAAAGCTCCAGAAGATTGAAAAAGGCATTGCGAGCAAGTTAGAGCGCCGAGATAAAGATGGCGAAACAATCATTAAACCAACGGTAAAACGGACGTATCAGCGTGGTGAAGGTAAAGCTTCTCCAGATAAAAAGAACGCTAAAGGCGGTAAAGCCCGCGGTTCAAAAACTGGCTCTGTAAAGGGCAATAGAAGTACCACGAAAGCATCAGGTAGAACGGCTGCGAAAAGCAGTTCAAGGACTGCAAAAACGTCAAGAATATCTAGAACATCAACAACACCAAGAAAACAATCATAAAGAAAACTTAGTGGCAATTATTTCGAAGCTTAGCGGCTCTTATCTCCGACGTACAAAAGTGGGAGTATCAATAACGCCGCTGAGATTAAACATGGGTATATGGAGGCAGAGTAATCAATGATAAGTACAGTAGGAATCAGTCTTCAATATGGGGGACGCAAATTATTTGAAGATGTAACAATTCAATTTACGGATGGAAATTGCTATGGTTTAATCGGTGCTAACGGCGCTGGGAAATCTACGTTCTTAAAGATATTATCTGGGGAAATTGACGCGAATAAAGGGGAAGTAATCTTACCTGCGAATTCACGCTTAGCTGTCTTGAAACAGAACCACTTCGAGTATGAAGAGGAAGAAGTATTGAAGACGGTCATCATGGGTCACCATCGTTTATTTGCAATTATGGAAGAGAAGAATGAATTGTACGCGAAGGAAAACTTCACAGATGAAGACGGCATTCGTGCTGCTGAGCTTGAAGGAGAATTCGCTGAGCTTAACGGTTGGGAAGCAGAATCAGAAGCGGCAATTTTACTATCCGGTTTAGGGATTACAGAAGACTACCACGATAAGAAAATGAAAGAGCTAAGCGGATCTGAAAAAGTAAAGGTTCTACTTGCACAGGCGCTTTTTGGTCGTCCTGATGTACTGCTGTTAGACGAGCCGACGAACCATTTAGACTTAAAAGCGATTGAGTGGTTAGAGAACTTCTTAATGAACTTTGAAAGCACTGTCATTGTAGTATCCCATGACAGACACTTCTTGAATAAAGTGTGTACCCATATCGCTGACGTTGATTTTGGGAAAATTCAATTATACGTAGGAAACTATGACTTCTGGTACGAATCAAGCCAGTTAGCATTAAAAATGGCAAGAGAACAGAACAAGAAGCAAGAAGAAAAGATTAAAGAGTTGCAAGCATTTATTGCGCGTTTTAGTTCAAACGCATCGAAGGCAAAGCAAGCAACTTCTCGCAAAAAGTTATTAGACAAAATTACCCTAGAAGACATTAAACCTTCTACTCGCAAATATCCGTACATTGATTTTAAATCAGAACGTGAAGCTGGAAATGATTTAGTGCGTGTCGAAGGAATTAGTAAAACAATCGACGGAGAAAAGGTCTTAGACAATATCTCGTTTATCGTGAATAAGGGAGATAAAATTGTTCTTACAGGTCCTAATGAATTAGCGAAAACAACTCTGTTCAAAATCCTTATGGGTGAAATCGAACCAGATAGTGGTACATTTACTTGGGGGATTACGACCACAAGAGCATATTTTCCAAAGGATAACTCGGAATATTTCGAGGGCGTGGATTTGAACTTAGTGGATTGGCTACGACAGTACTCAAAGGATCAGTCAGAGAATTACATCCGTGGTTTCTTAGGCAGAATGCTATTCTCTGGGGAAGAAGCACTTAAGAAAGCGAGTGTCCTTTCTGGAGGAGAAAAAGTACGTTGCATGCTCTCTCGAATGATGAATAGCGGAGCTAACGTATTGCTATTGGATGAGCCGACGAACCATTTAGATCTAGAATCAATTACAGCCTTGAATACGGGCTTAACAAAGTTCAATGGGACACTTTTCTTCACATCCCATGACCGTCAGTTTATTGAAACGATTGCAAATCGCATAATAGAAATCACGCCAAAAGGAATTATCGACAGACAATGCTCGTATGAAGAGTTCCTAGGGAATGATGATTTACAAAAGCAGTTACAATCGATGTACCAGTAATAGCTAAATCTCAAAAATCAAAACGCAACTCTTAAGATTCAAAACTCAAGATTCAAAACTCAAGATTTAAAAATAATAAAGGGCTAGGCAGTTCGCTATTCTATATAGTGGATGCCTGGTCTTTTTGTGCGTCACGGCATCTAAAGCATTTACCGCGCTTTTTATCACATTCATTAGGAGGAATTTCTATAGAAAATGAAGAATATATGTAGTAAACAAGTATGGCAAGTAGGGTTAACTATGGAACAAACGTATCAGGCAATTGTGATTGAAGATAATCAAGATACAGGGGAACTGATTGTACGAGCTCTTGCTAAATCGGGTATTCAGACCATTCACTTTTGTCGATACTAAGGGTGCCATCGATATCTGTCCGAAACGATAATGCTCTCGAAACTCATGTGCGGTTATATAACGTAAGAAGTAAGGTCATACTTATTAGGAGGCGCTAAATGAAGGTTGAAGGAGTCATCTTAGCTGCAGGTCTTTCGAGTCGAGCCATCGTGTACAAGATGGAACTTGACTTTGGTGGTAAAACTCTGATTGAACGGAGTATTGAGGCGATTTATGATCTGTGTGACCAAGTAATCGTCGTCGGTGGGTACAAGATTGAGGTCATTAGAGAGTTAACGAAAAGGTTTTCCAGGGTGAAAGTAGTAGAGAACCCTGCATATGCAAAAGGTATGTTTACTTCAGTCAAGGCGGGCCTAGTGGCAACAACGGCAGAGAAAGTGCTGTTTACTCCAGGAGATTACCCGTTGATAACCCCGAAGACATGTGAGATAATGTTACATAAAGAGGGAGAGGTCGTCGTTCCTTTATGGAAAGGGAAGAAGGGACATCCGATTGTATTACGCCGGTCACTTATCAATGAAATTTTATTGGAACCGGATGACTCCAATTTGAAAGCAATTTTACGGCGCAAGATAGCTGCTTTTGTGGATGTAAATGACCCTGGTATACTCATCGATATTGATACCATGAGTGACTATAACAATATCATAGAACGGTATAAAGATTTCTTTCAGCATAAATAATTGCGTGCAGCAAGAGGAGAGACGAAGATGACGGTACGAACATATAGTTCATGTATTAGCAAACCGATTCCGAAGCTGGATAATCATTCGAAATTAAGTGGGTCAGCAAACTATGTTGCTGACTTATGCTTTGAGGGCATGTTATTTGCAAAGACAATTCGATCAACAAAAGCGAAAGCTAGAATTATGCATGTAGAAATTCCTCCATTGCCTGAGGGCTATTATGTGATTGATCGACACGATATCCCTGGGAAGAACATTGTTAAGATGATCTATGAGGACCAACCGTTTCTAGCGAATGAAATTGTCAACTATGTAGGGGAGCCGATTCTCTTAGTTGTCGGTCCTGATAAAGAGAAGATACTTTCCATTACGCAAGCGATTACTATTATTTATGAGGAATTACCAATGGAGCAAGCGCCATTTGTCGAATATACCTACAAGAAGGGTAATGTTGACACGATATTTGGTGATGCTTCATATGTGATAGAAGATGAATATAAAACGGGTTATCAGGAACAATTATATATCGAACCCCAGGGCGTTATTGCAGTGCCAGAAGGGGGCCGTATGTACATTTACGGTAGCTTGCAATGTCCGTATTATGTAAAAGATGCTGTAGCCCAAGGATTAGGGTGGGAAGGCGATCGAATTTCCGTCAATCAAACAGTCATTGGTGGAGCGTTTGGCGGAAAAGAGGATTATCCATCGATCATTGCAGGTCATGCGGCATTTGCTGCGCAAAAGACTGGCAAGCCTGTACAGCTGATTTTCGATAGAAATGAAGATATCATTTCGACGCCAAAGCGACATCCGTCTGT
The DNA window shown above is from Desulfuribacillus stibiiarsenatis and carries:
- a CDS encoding ABC-F family ATP-binding cassette domain-containing protein encodes the protein MISTVGISLQYGGRKLFEDVTIQFTDGNCYGLIGANGAGKSTFLKILSGEIDANKGEVILPANSRLAVLKQNHFEYEEEEVLKTVIMGHHRLFAIMEEKNELYAKENFTDEDGIRAAELEGEFAELNGWEAESEAAILLSGLGITEDYHDKKMKELSGSEKVKVLLAQALFGRPDVLLLDEPTNHLDLKAIEWLENFLMNFESTVIVVSHDRHFLNKVCTHIADVDFGKIQLYVGNYDFWYESSQLALKMAREQNKKQEEKIKELQAFIARFSSNASKAKQATSRKKLLDKITLEDIKPSTRKYPYIDFKSEREAGNDLVRVEGISKTIDGEKVLDNISFIVNKGDKIVLTGPNELAKTTLFKILMGEIEPDSGTFTWGITTTRAYFPKDNSEYFEGVDLNLVDWLRQYSKDQSENYIRGFLGRMLFSGEEALKKASVLSGGEKVRCMLSRMMNSGANVLLLDEPTNHLDLESITALNTGLTKFNGTLFFTSHDRQFIETIANRIIEITPKGIIDRQCSYEEFLGNDDLQKQLQSMYQ
- a CDS encoding nucleotidyltransferase family protein — protein: MKVEGVILAAGLSSRAIVYKMELDFGGKTLIERSIEAIYDLCDQVIVVGGYKIEVIRELTKRFSRVKVVENPAYAKGMFTSVKAGLVATTAEKVLFTPGDYPLITPKTCEIMLHKEGEVVVPLWKGKKGHPIVLRRSLINEILLEPDDSNLKAILRRKIAAFVDVNDPGILIDIDTMSDYNNIIERYKDFFQHK